ACTCCACGGCACGGTCCCGAGAAGGCGCATTGCGTACAACGAGTACGCGATAGCTGACGTACAGTTCAAGCCCCGGTGACCCATATGGTGCTGCCGCGCAGAACGACTCGACTAGCCCAACAAAGGCCAGCTCTCTTCACACAACAGCACGGAATTTGTGGGGAACAGTAGGTGATGCGGACGTACGTGGTAGTTCCAGCTTGCACATGCTCGTTATGTCTCCTGGGGAACAGGGAGACGAGGCCATGCTGCCTGTCATGGCCAGTGagctggcggcgaggagcGATGCCGAGGGCCGTACGAGGAGCTCTTCTCTTGGTTCGAGCTATGACCGTGCGGGGGCAGTTTTGATGAGGAAAGTAGGAGACCCGGATGGGGATGCCGTCAGTCCTGAGGACTTGACTGTCGAAGAGAACCACGGGCAAACTCAGGATCTGTCGCGAACCTCCCGTATCAAGCGGACTGCCCCATCGAAGAAACACAATCAAACTGAAAAAGCGAGCGCTCGAAGGAGACGGTACGCTGTGGGCGCCGTGCTCGCGACAGTGGCTGTTCTTGCGGGACTGTACGGCCTCCGGCGATATCGGCAGATGCGGCCGATTGCTGACAAGCAGACTCGTACACAGGCGTTCATTTACCTGATTGGACGCCGGAACGCCTCTCATAGGTTGGCAGAAGCTCTTAAAAAGCATATTGACGATGTTGAAGACCGCATTGAGTACCAAAACTCGCAGCTGCGGTTCCTCAAGGACGACTGGTCCGATGTAGCCTTCGACGATGCCATGGAGGTCAAAGATGCGCTAGTAGACATGTTGAATTTCCTGGTGGAAAGACAGAAGCTCGCCACAGAGCGCGCGATTGCGTTGACTGTGGCCGAAAATATCGCCGCAAATGACGTTTCCCACGTGGATGTGAGCTCCGTCGCACAAGCGATGCGAATGCGAGCAGTAGAGGAAGGACGGCTTGATGAAGCTAAACTCCAGGCGCGTGACTTTCGGGCAGGTGCGGACAAGATAAGGAGACATTATGCACCGGGGGTAATGGAACTGGAGCAGGGTTTGAAGGATGCCGAAGCCAACGGACAGCCGACTGGGCCACTGCAGCAAGCTTTGTATGACGCGAATTCACGTGCGCTCGAAAGAGTAGTGGATCACTATCTGGGGCGGGTGGACCGGCTCTTACCGCATATGATGGAGGTTCCTGAAGCAGACAGGATCCACCTCTacgcagaggaagccgagTTACGGCCAACAGCATATGTGGTTCATGCCAAGGAATCGATTTCTCAAGCTGGAAGGACAGATGCGAAGATGTGAGGTAAGTCCTCTTCATGATCGCACAGCAAATGGGGAGGGCGGCAGAACGCCAGTTGCTTGATAGGCTGTGTTGCCAGTCAAAGGAGTAGTGCATTTATAGAGAGGAAGGATACGAACCAACAAGGTAGCCGCAACACACGGAAGTTGAAAGACCACAGATGGGTTCTTTTGGGGCCTGTGGATAAAGCCGTCTTGGTGAACGAGTTTTCCTGGTAAGGTGGTGCGGGTCGCACACACAGTGCATACATAAATTCCAGACATTATAGCCGACAGCAGCAACATAATAGTCAAACCGTTGCACCGTAAGCAAACAATAACTACAGCTAACTAACGTTAATGCGGGAAAGACAAACAGTGCCATTGCTAGCGGCATACGGGCATACGGTAGTATCCCAGGCGTATCGCATGGTTCTCTACATGGTACGCAAGAACACGCGGACTCGGTTAGTGCTGTCGGATATCGTGCTGATCCGGTTTTGCTCTAGCCAGCGTGAAACCTTGCCGGCGTGAACGAACGCTGAAGCTTCGCATTCCTGGCCTGAGACAAGATCATTTGCAGCGAGGCACGCCTCTCGTGTTCGCCTGGAGGCTAGAGGGTATACGTGTCAAACCAGTGTCGTTAGTTTCGACGGCGAAGCCCAAGTTTTCGATGTTTGTCACATGTGATGTGTCCCTAGATTTCCGTCTAGAGCAAAGCACTCCTGTAAACCGTCATTGGACCCTGCCCTGCTTCGACGAATCCGGTTTCGAACTAAATTGAAAAGGACATCCTGCAGCATAAAAATCAACTTGCCCCCGGTGAAGCATATCCCATTGCAAGCGCACAATGATTTTACCGTGCTGCCGTGAGTGGTGCGCCAAGCCGCTTCAATTTTTGCGGAAACAGCTGCTAACTGGCAACATGCTCAAGGAAACAACTTTTCCGTACGACCGTGTGCATCATCTCTGATGCGAACACGACGCAATATGGCATGCGGTCGTGCGCGGACATATGGTTCTTTGGCTCCTGCTTCATGAACCACGCTCGCACGATGTACGTGCTCTGCGTCCGACACGATGGATCGGTTACGAGGGTTCAACGGCATCCGACGCAGTTGCTCTCGACGCAATGCGATGCTTCTCTCACGGCCTTTAGCACAGCGCCCTGCGCCAGATATGGGCAAAGGTATGCGCGCAGATCCTATCTTCGTGAGCGAAGTTAAGTCAAGTTTGACGAAGACCACCACAAATCGGCTATCTACTTGTCTTTCAACACAACTTTTCCTGATTATGCAGCGGTAACTAGTAGCGAACGAGGTACGACTGTAGGTGTACGTTTCAATTCCCTCGCAGCACGTGGCAGGCAAGTAGACTCAAACACAAGCGGTTGGCTCTCGCCAGATACACCCGCAAAGTGTGCCCCACATACAGAGCAGGTCAACGGATGTGGTAGTAGTAGATGCTCCGTCTGCAGTTACTCGAGGAGTGAGTCTGGAAATGCTGGAAGTCAGCTGTGGAAGGAACggggccgcgagcgccatgGCAACAAGCGAGAAGCACACGTTCAAGCCGACACACGACGGCGGTAACTTTTGGACGGAGTTGCACGCTCGCTTACAAGGGGTTCACTGGTGGACCAACTGAGGCCACAGAAGTAATCGTATCGAAAGTTCCTTCATGAGCAGTGGCACTCAAACGCTCACACCGGAGTACAAAATCCACAATGAGAGTGCACACCCGGCGCTACCTTTACTGTTGGGGCACGGCTATGCGTACAACATGTATGGTACAGGGGTCGCTTGCCGCAGCAGGAAACTCCGGAAGGCATTTTGCGCTGCAAGACATGACATTTGTGCACGAGAAAATATTCAATGGATCACTAAACGGAGTACCGCGCTAGTTACCAGTGGGACGTTCCCTATGAAGATGCCCGCACCAGCGACGCATCCGGTGACAAAACACCCGGCTCAGTAGACGCTGCTGGAACAAGAAGATATTGACGCGATTCCAGTTCAAGAGCTCATGCACATGCATTTGCATCTGCAGGTACACGCGAACAGTTCCGACACGCCGAATGGGTCTCGCGGACCGGACAACACTGGCGAGACATGGTGACGCGTCTCTGCACATCAATTAGTACATACATTGTTTTACAAGCAGAACTGTACTAGTCACTTGATGCACGTTACACGATCTTGACGATTTCCGCAGAAAATCCATTGACTCTCTAGGGGTGACAACTGGAGgggagaaaacgaaacaTGCATTAAAAAAACACATTAGAAGCCCGCGAAGAATTCCCCGGTAGTCTCTCCCGCAAGGATATGGGGTAGGCCTCTCGCAGGCCAGGATTAACAGGCAAGACGCCTGACTTGCGATCGAGAGGACGCTTTTAAACGATCAAGTCGCCCGCTTTCTTGCCCTTAGTTACGTCAGCAGACGCGACCAGAGCCACACAACTGAACACGCGTGAGCATTCCTAAAAACAGTTCTTTTCCTCGGCGCACTGACGCCTTCGTGCTCCACCTCGACAGGACTATACACGCTTCTGCAGGACGGCAAGCCTAAACGtcctcgacgcgcccgcccgccTTAACGAGTTCGGGTCTCGTGTGTCCTCCGGCTCTTTCAATAAACATACTATGACGTTTCCTTTCCTGCCGTGGTCACGTTCCCCGCAATCTTAGCGCGTCCGCGACCACTACTACTACGGTTTGGAGAGAATCGCCCTacgtctctccgctgcgtttCGCCTGAACAGTGCTTCCGCCAtgcgtctgtctcgccgCAGGAAAACCGAGGCGCAAAGCCAGACACACCGCATCCGATGCAAAGGGACTGTCAACACGCGCACCGACGATGGAGCTGCGCCAGAAGATCTAGGGTGCGTTCTAAGACCTTGATGCCCTGAAagcaggaaaaaaagaatCGAGTGCTTAGAAGGACTCTGAGCTAGACGCAACGCACGATCAAGTGCGGGACGTCGACCGCTAAGAAAATAACGAGACTGGATCCGAATTGACTTCAAACCGAACCACGGCCGTTGTCCTAATCTTTCCGTGCTTATTCTCATATAGGCATaaacatgcatatatatacgtactTTGACAGTTTCCACAGACATCGCATGCACGCAGCACAGGTTCATTCAGGTATCCTAGGTGCACACGGACATCCGCTATGCACGCCTAGTTGTGGTTCCTTACTCGATACAGGTTGATGATGCGAATTCTTTCATTCGGCAAGTGGGCGTTGTCGCTGGCCTGTCCGAGTGGGATCTGAATCGCGACAACGTCCTCGAGTGACTTCTCTTTCTGTCCCACAGTTTCAAGGCTCGCCGCTCTAGCATCACCAGACCTCGAAGATGATTCGCCAGCCTCTTGCGGgccgtcgctctgcgcggcatCTCGAAGGAGTGCGCGTGGAGCCGAAGATAATGCAGACGAACAGACAGTCGGAAGAAGCGACGACGGCATGCACGACGCAGGTGAATAGACTGCTGCCAGATGCCGCGAAAGGAGGTCAGTGAGAACTTTTACGACCGGCATCGATCCGCCCTCGAGAATGTGCAAAGGCTCGACGCCCCACACCTGAATAAAAACTCATAGGCACGGGGAC
This DNA window, taken from Besnoitia besnoiti strain Bb-Ger1 chromosome III, whole genome shotgun sequence, encodes the following:
- a CDS encoding hypothetical protein (encoded by transcript BESB_047090); protein product: MLVMSPGEQGDEAMLPVMASELAARSDAEGRTRSSSLGSSYDRAGAVLMRKVGDPDGDAVSPEDLTVEENHGQTQDLSRTSRIKRTAPSKKHNQTEKASARRRRYAVGAVLATVAVLAGLYGLRRYRQMRPIADKQTRTQAFIYLIGRRNASHRLAEALKKHIDDVEDRIEYQNSQLRFLKDDWSDVAFDDAMEVKDALVDMLNFLVERQKLATERAIALTVAENIAANDVSHVDVSSVAQAMRMRAVEEGRLDEAKLQARDFRAGADKIRRHYAPGVMELEQGLKDAEANGQPTGPLQQALYDANSRALERVVDHYLGRVDRLLPHMMEVPEADRIHLYAEEAELRPTAYVVHAKESISQAGRTDAKM